One genomic window of Micrococcus flavus includes the following:
- a CDS encoding cytochrome c oxidase assembly protein — protein MHEHGLGAELGAEAASAPFPLAGVVIGGGLLLFLILYVVLVCAGRRRGRAWSDARTLSAAAGVVAGVVAVGPLGVAGHHDFVAHMWGHLLLGMLAPMLLVLSAPVTVALRGLPVVWARRLSRVLSTPYVRVISHPVVAAVLNIGGLWLLYTTPLHGWMHASAVGHLVVHGHVLLAGWVFTAAMLQVDPAPHPHGHPLRAGVLVGFLALHAILSKHIYAHPPAGVGAAEAQEGAQLMYYGGDYIDLMLIALLCLDWYRRTAPTGPGRVGRGVAGAGAA, from the coding sequence GTGCATGAGCACGGCCTCGGCGCCGAGCTCGGGGCCGAGGCGGCGAGCGCGCCGTTCCCGCTGGCCGGCGTCGTCATCGGCGGGGGGCTGCTGCTCTTCCTGATCCTGTACGTGGTGCTCGTGTGCGCCGGACGACGCCGAGGGCGCGCCTGGTCCGACGCGCGCACCCTGAGCGCGGCGGCGGGCGTGGTGGCCGGCGTCGTCGCGGTGGGGCCGCTGGGGGTGGCCGGCCACCACGACTTCGTGGCGCACATGTGGGGCCACCTGCTGCTGGGCATGCTGGCCCCGATGCTGCTGGTGCTGTCCGCGCCCGTGACCGTGGCCCTGCGCGGCCTGCCCGTGGTGTGGGCGCGGCGGCTCTCCCGCGTGCTGTCCACGCCGTACGTGCGGGTGATCTCGCATCCGGTGGTGGCGGCGGTGCTGAACATCGGCGGACTGTGGCTGCTCTACACCACGCCCCTGCACGGGTGGATGCACGCCTCCGCGGTGGGGCACCTGGTGGTGCACGGGCACGTGCTCCTGGCCGGGTGGGTGTTCACCGCCGCGATGCTGCAGGTGGACCCGGCGCCGCATCCGCACGGGCACCCGCTGCGGGCCGGGGTGCTGGTGGGCTTCCTGGCTCTGCACGCCATCCTCTCGAAGCACATCTACGCGCACCCGCCGGCGGGTGTCGGGGCGGCGGAGGCCCAGGAGGGCGCCCAGCTCATGTACTACGGGGGCGATTACATCGACCTCATGCTGATCGCCCTGCTCTGCCTCGACTGGTACCGGCGTACGGCGCCGACGGGCCCGGGGCGGGTGGGGCGCGGAGTGGCCGGCGCGGGGGCGGCCTGA
- a CDS encoding DUF805 domain-containing protein, protein MTCLRAVGRFYGRYAQFGGRAGRAEFWWVVLYLSLLSIVVTVLFGALGADTTTAAPSAVVFPGFAVSGLSVPAVDSMTEAYHDVSGVLGLLHIVPMLSLTARRLSDAGLTPVWMLLGLIPGLGAIALFVMVLQPSAPRESRAGAASGDPVLRR, encoded by the coding sequence ATGACGTGTCTCCGGGCCGTGGGCCGCTTCTACGGACGCTACGCGCAGTTCGGCGGCCGGGCCGGGCGCGCCGAGTTCTGGTGGGTGGTGCTGTACCTGTCCCTGCTGAGCATCGTGGTCACCGTGCTGTTCGGGGCCCTCGGGGCGGACACGACGACGGCCGCCCCCTCCGCCGTCGTGTTCCCCGGCTTCGCGGTCAGCGGTCTCAGCGTCCCCGCCGTCGACTCGATGACCGAGGCCTACCACGACGTCTCCGGTGTCCTCGGCCTGCTGCACATCGTCCCCATGCTGTCCCTCACGGCCCGCCGCCTGAGCGACGCCGGCCTCACCCCCGTCTGGATGCTCCTGGGTCTGATCCCGGGGCTCGGCGCGATTGCGCTGTTCGTGATGGTGCTGCAGCCGTCGGCTCCGCGCGAGAGCAGGGCAGGCGCGGCGTCGGGGGATCCGGTGCTGCGCCGGTGA
- a CDS encoding helix-turn-helix domain-containing protein — MPIVVRIDVELARRKMGVAEFAEQVGITPANVAVLKNGRAKAVRLSTLDAMCRVLECQPGDLLEWVPDDPAESGGEAGE; from the coding sequence ATGCCGATCGTGGTGAGGATCGACGTCGAGCTGGCCCGCCGCAAGATGGGCGTCGCCGAGTTCGCGGAGCAGGTGGGCATCACCCCGGCCAACGTGGCGGTGCTGAAGAACGGGCGCGCGAAGGCCGTGCGGCTGTCCACGCTCGACGCGATGTGCCGGGTCCTGGAGTGCCAGCCCGGCGACCTGCTGGAGTGGGTGCCGGACGACCCTGCGGAGAGCGGGGGCGAGGCAGGCGAGTGA
- a CDS encoding SGNH/GDSL hydrolase family protein, with the protein MPSPSGWQAQHDADYRAHWHALAAHEDPDALTWVVLGDSAAVGIGAESVERTYVAQVAERVAAETGRPVRVVNLAVSGAMAKDVLADQLPLMPASGVDAVTCVVGGNDVTWAWRFREAAFEEPLEAIARALPAGATLGLVPTFRIPPFEARVCRANTVVRRVAARHGLGVADVHAATWRRNLRHQVSRLARDLFHPNGAGYEDWAAAVAPEVLRQVRGQAPAA; encoded by the coding sequence ATGCCCTCCCCCTCCGGCTGGCAGGCCCAGCACGACGCCGACTACCGTGCCCACTGGCACGCCCTCGCCGCGCACGAGGACCCCGACGCCCTCACGTGGGTGGTTCTCGGCGACTCGGCCGCCGTCGGGATCGGGGCCGAGAGCGTGGAGCGCACGTACGTGGCCCAGGTGGCCGAGCGGGTGGCCGCCGAGACCGGCCGGCCCGTGCGGGTGGTGAACCTCGCCGTCAGCGGGGCCATGGCGAAGGACGTGCTCGCCGACCAGCTGCCCCTCATGCCGGCGAGCGGGGTGGACGCGGTGACGTGCGTCGTCGGCGGCAACGACGTCACCTGGGCTTGGCGGTTCCGCGAGGCCGCCTTCGAGGAGCCCCTCGAGGCGATCGCCCGCGCCCTGCCCGCCGGCGCCACGCTGGGCCTGGTCCCGACGTTCCGCATCCCGCCGTTCGAGGCCCGCGTGTGCCGGGCGAACACGGTGGTGCGGCGGGTGGCCGCCCGGCACGGCCTCGGCGTGGCGGACGTGCACGCGGCCACGTGGCGGCGGAATCTGAGGCACCAGGTCAGCCGCCTGGCCCGGGACCTGTTCCACCCCAACGGCGCCGGCTACGAGGACTGGGCCGCGGCGGTCGCCCCCGAGGTGCTGCGGCAGGTGCGGGGTCAGGCACCGGCCGCCTGA
- a CDS encoding DUF2243 domain-containing protein: protein MASLSATARPVGRSAPDLHRRLLVSGLLFGVGVAAFVDETVLHQLLHWHHFYDRSTTAVGLVSDGLFHAFGWFAAVAGLFLFADVRRRGGPGVGRWWPAVLIGAGAFQAWDGTVQHKLMKIHQIRYEVIPTELRGTGPYPPIENILVYDLVWMAIAVAFLVVGVLAWRRGSRSAAAPARA from the coding sequence ATGGCCTCCCTCTCCGCCACGGCTCGCCCCGTCGGCCGTTCCGCCCCCGACCTCCACCGCCGACTGCTGGTGTCCGGGCTCCTCTTCGGGGTGGGCGTGGCCGCCTTCGTGGACGAGACCGTGCTGCACCAGCTCCTGCACTGGCACCACTTCTACGACCGCTCCACCACGGCCGTCGGACTCGTCTCGGACGGGCTCTTCCATGCGTTCGGCTGGTTCGCCGCCGTGGCCGGGCTGTTCCTGTTCGCGGACGTGCGCCGTCGGGGCGGGCCCGGCGTGGGACGGTGGTGGCCGGCCGTGCTGATCGGCGCCGGCGCCTTCCAGGCGTGGGACGGCACCGTCCAGCACAAGCTGATGAAGATCCACCAGATCCGGTACGAGGTGATCCCCACCGAGCTGCGCGGCACCGGCCCGTACCCGCCGATCGAGAACATCCTCGTGTACGACCTCGTGTGGATGGCCATCGCCGTCGCCTTCCTGGTGGTCGGCGTCCTGGCGTGGCGGCGCGGCTCCCGATCGGCCGCGGCTCCCGCCCGTGCATGA
- a CDS encoding DUF421 domain-containing protein, translating to MPAARPASAVAPVLGWTPPQGWPAALTEHLGMELWRVPVVVLSALGIYLTALLLLRVFGARLITGLSVFDTVVALMFGAVAGRVILGHPPTLAAGVVGLTTLAVLEAVFGALTGTVRGARTMGGRARVIVARGRILADQARRGRVTRGHLNTALRAAGVRHLGEVQAVILEASGRLSVIRAGEPIDLDLLGDAIGSEHLHDDAG from the coding sequence ATGCCCGCCGCCCGCCCTGCCTCCGCCGTCGCTCCCGTGCTGGGCTGGACACCGCCGCAGGGGTGGCCCGCCGCGCTGACGGAGCACCTGGGGATGGAGCTGTGGCGGGTCCCGGTGGTGGTGCTCAGCGCACTCGGGATCTACCTCACGGCGCTCCTGCTGCTCCGCGTGTTCGGCGCGCGGCTGATCACGGGTCTCTCCGTGTTCGACACGGTGGTGGCCCTGATGTTCGGCGCCGTGGCGGGCCGCGTCATCCTCGGCCACCCGCCCACGCTGGCCGCGGGCGTCGTGGGGCTGACCACGCTCGCCGTGCTCGAGGCGGTCTTCGGCGCCCTCACCGGCACCGTGCGCGGCGCCCGGACGATGGGCGGCCGGGCCCGCGTGATCGTGGCCCGCGGCCGGATCCTCGCCGACCAGGCGCGCCGCGGGCGCGTCACCCGCGGCCACCTCAACACGGCCCTGCGCGCCGCCGGAGTGCGCCACCTCGGCGAGGTCCAGGCGGTCATCCTCGAGGCCAGCGGCCGCCTCAGCGTGATCCGCGCCGGGGAGCCGATCGACCTCGACCTCCTGGGAGACGCCATCGGCTCGGAGCACCTCCACGACGACGCGGGCTGA